The Suncus etruscus isolate mSunEtr1 chromosome 7, mSunEtr1.pri.cur, whole genome shotgun sequence genome includes a window with the following:
- the NAA80 gene encoding N-alpha-acetyltransferase 80 yields the protein MPFPGNSDPRPQPGTEPPAAQQLTLASSLIHLSLDPLRLPELTPSPRLAESIPSSACQPEMILSPGLTKLTLDPTVQPEETPIPSLAELTLEPVHCRPELLDACADLINEQWPRSRASRLHSLGQSSDAFPLCLMLLAPCPTPKAAPIVVGHARLSRVLNRPQSLLVETVVVARALRGRGFGRRLMEGLEDFAQARGFHRLHLTTQDQLHFYTHLGYRLGDPVQGLQFASRKLPTTLLSAFSKVPSLQSHNKAPCLTVQAAPEAPTEPSSSLLPPPPPPLPEPLATCPPPPTGPLPQSLQETQYHNMRGCLIFWMEKDI from the coding sequence ATGCCATTTCCTGGAAACAGTGATCCTCGCCCCCAGCCTGGCACTGAGCCACCTGCAGCCCAGCAGCTGACCTTGGCTTCCAGTCTGATTCATCTGAGCCTGgatcccctgcgcctgccagagCTGACCCCGAGCCCCAGACTAGCTGAGTCGATCCCAAGTTCTGCATGCCAACCAGAGATGATCCTCAGTCCTGGCTTGACTAAGCTGACCCTGGATCCCACAGTGCAGCCAGAGGAGACCCCCATCCCCAGCCTGGCAGAGCTGACCTTGGAGCCTGTTCATTGTCGACCCGAGCTCCTGGATGCCTGTGCCGACCTCATCAATGAGCAGTGGCCCCGCAGTCGTGCCTCCCGTCTGCATTCCTTGGGCCAGTCCTCAGACGCCTTCCCTCTCTGCCTCATGCTGCTGGCTCCTTGTCCAACCCCCAAAGCAGCCCCCATTGTGGTGGGCCATGCCCGTCTGTCCCGGGTGCTTAACCGACCTCAGAGTCTCCTGGTGGAGACAGTGGTAGTGGCTCGGGCCTTGAGGGGCCGTGGCTTCGGCCGCCGTCTTATGGAAGGTTTGGAGGACTTTGCCCAGGCCCGGGGTTTCCACCGGCTCCACCTCACCACCCAGGATCAGCTGCATTTCTACACCCACTTGGGTTACCGACTGGGGGACCCTGTGCAAGGTTTGCAGTTTGCTAGCCGGAAATTGCCCACCACCCTGCTCAGTGCCTTCTCCAAGGTCCCTTCCCTTCAGTCACACAACAAGGCCCCTTGCCTGACTGTCCAAGCTGCCCCTGAAGCCCCCACGGAGCCGTCATCATCAttgctccctcccccacccccacctttacCAGAGCCCTTGGCTACCTGTCCCCCACCTCCAACAGGGCCACTGCCACAAAGCCTGCAGGAAACACAGTATCACAACATGAGAGGATGCCTCATATTCTGGATGGAGAAGGATATATGA